In the Nitrososphaerota archaeon genome, TTTCGTTAGCGAAGGTGAGTCTAGTCTCACTGCCTTTCACCTTTAGCTCCTTCTCATCCTGTCCTACAGCCTCTCCGTGGGAACGAGTGTCGATCTTCTGATCGTGGTCTCCTGTCTCAATCTCAGTGGTAGAGGCGTTTGCTTTTCCAGATATTGCGTCTTCGCTCTTGTTTGCGTTGTACGCTGTCATGTCTACCCATAGAGCGAGTTTGTCTTTAGTCATGTTCAGGTTGAGGATCCTGGCTATGGTGCTGTTTAGGTTCCACTTCCACGACTTGATGATGATGTCGGTTTTTACGCTGGCAGATGTTACCGTGACGTTGCCTTCCTTGACGGTTGTGCTGTATACTCTACCCCTGATTTCAAGCTGGCCTTCAAGGTAGCTGAACTTGGGGTTCTTGATGTCTTGGCTAATGAAGCTGAATTGGTAACCGATGGTTGTGTTGCCTGACTTGATGGGTTGGAAGCCGCTGAAGTTCCATTTAGCTTCGTTGAACTCGAAGAATGTTGGGTGAACTCTAGAGAGTTCTTTCTCCAACCTGTCTATTGAAATGATGTTCTTCGCCTCAAGGTACGTGACATTACCTGAAGTCCTTACAGTGCCTCTTACGATGACGGCTCCTTTGAGCTCTCCCTGAACAACGGTGCTGTTAGATACACTCACACCGATTTCAGCACCAGATTGCGTTAATACGTAGCTGTAGATCTTCTGTGTTCCTTGGTTCTTGTTCTCTCTTAAGGTGCCTAATGCTAGAACCGTGGTTCCTGCTTTACTAGCATTCAAAGACTTGATATCTACACTACGGTTTTCAATCTGATCTTTGACCTCAGCGTTCAACCTTCGCTGATATATCTTCTGACCGAAGTCCAGGTACTCCGTGATGCCCTTGAACTGAACTTTATACACCTGCTTAGAATCGTTGTTTGCGTACCAGAAGAACTCAGGATGCTTACCTCCCGCCACAACCACTAGAGTTATGGCGTTGTTGCTCACCGAGACCCGGTCGCCTTTCGCCTGTCTTTTGACCTCTTCATGATTGTCACCGAAGGCTGGTACCGCGAATGGACTCACTGTAGAACCGACTATCAATACAAAGGCGACTGTTATGGCCAGCCGCCTAAGTATCGGTAGCCCTGCTGAGTTCGAGTGAACTCGCTTTTCCACGCCTGCTTTCACGAGCCTGTTTGTTGGCGTCATTGTTATCGGTGACTGGTAAGAGTCCTAGTGATAAAAGGAACATCGCGGAACGTAGAGTGAACGCCCGTTTCAGCGGCATTTTCGTTCGTTTCAGGAGCAGTTCACTGCGTCACAATTCACGTTGTTGGCCAGGTTTCTTGCTTAGGCTCAAAGGTGTCCCCTCAACACTCTTCCTATCTACTGCTGGCTGTCTTCTTGTCTGCTCGAAAGTGTGAGCGCCGGGGGTGGGATTTGAACCCACGTGACCCAATGGGTCACAGGCTACCTAGCTAACGTTTCTTTCTTAGTTTCCAGGCTTGCGCCTCTTTTTCGCTTCGTCTGCGCCCTACCAGGCTAGGCGACCCCGGCATTCGCTGTCCTCTTGGGCTTCCAGAGTCTGGGGTAGGTATCCGGCTTCATTATTACTCTTCTGGTCTCGAATGCGATGCCTTTCTCAGCGACCTCGATTTCTGCTGATGACATCAGCGCCTCTCCTATTGCCACAAGCTCCCCCTTCAACGTGTAGATGGCAACCGTGTCCCCTTTAGCTATATCTGGCGATATCTGCAGTATTCCTGGGGTCGCGAGCTGAGCGCCGTGGCAGATAGCCGAGACCGCGGAGTCCCTGACTATGACTTTCTTGAGGAGTGCAACTATTTCCTCCACTGGCCGAACTAATCGCCGGATTTTCTCTTCAGAATGCTCTTCACGCCACAGGTATATCGCATCAGCCAAGTCATGCATAGATACGAGGCCGTTCTTCTCATTCAGCTGGCTTACCTTGGTTCGCCGCAGCTCAACCATAGTGGCTCCGGGGCCTAATGCTTCACCAATATCGTAGATCAGTTTTCTAATATAGGTTCCTGATTGGCAAAGTGTTCTGAAGAGAATGAGCCTGCCTTTCTCCTCAATGATATCCAGCTCATGGATCCATCGGCGTCGAGTCTGTCTCTTTACTGAAGATTTTTGCGGCGGTCTCTGGTAGATTTCTCCAGTGAACTCCTTAAAGACACGTTTGATCTTAGCGTCATCCACAGGGCTGTGAAGCCTAGCGACCCCGATGTACTCCTTTGGGCCAATGAGTAGAACTGAGAGAGCTTTAGTAGCCTCACCCAGACCTATTGGAAGCAACCCTGTAACCCCTGGGTCGAGTGTGCCGCTGTGACCCGCCTTCTCAATTTTAAGCATCTTTCTCACCCACGCTACAACCTCGTGACTAGTCGGGCCAGCAGGCTTGTCTAGAGCGATGAAGCCGTAGTCTAGAAGCTCCTCGACTGTTCGCTTCTCAGGGTATGTTCCGTAGTTGTCGTTGGTTCCCTCTACGTCGAGGGTCAGGAGATCCTCTCCTGAGGCGGCCAGGTTAGAGGAAGTATTTTGCCGCATACTCGACAATTTCTATCACGCTCTCCTTACTGAGGTTATCTGTATCAATAACTAGGTGGAAGACTGAGAGATCCTTGTCAATCTCGAAGCCGTACATTTTGCGGTACAGCTTAGAGTTCTCAGCATCCCTCTTTTTCACGATTTCCGATGCCTCTGTGTATCTCATGTTGTCACGTGACGCCATGCGCTTAGCCCGCGCCTCTGCAGAGGCCTTTAACCAGATCTTGACTCCCTTGTTTGCTAGCCAAGGCGCAGTGTAGCTTGTTATAGATACTCCGCCTTTCTCAACAGCTTTAACTAGTCGTTCATCTACTTCACGGTCGAACTGATCCGATTTTTTCCGCTCCTCAAGAAACTTCATCCCTGTCTCAGAATCCCACCAATCATCGCCTGACGGCTTATACCCTCTGTCGATAGCCATCTCCTTCAGCATATCTCCACCGCAGAGATATTTGAGATGATAGCGTTCCGCGATAACCTTAGCAACCGTGGTTTTTCCTGAAGCCGGCATACCTGAGACGATAACTGAGTTCAAAAGATATCCAGCTCCTTCCGTCCTTTCTTGATCTCTCTATCTCTTCGTTCTCTCAGCTTAATCGCTCAGGCTGGTTCCGAGGATCTTCATGATGATGCCGCTGAACGCGATTGAGGAGAGGAAGTACCACCAGAAGAAGTTCAGATCGCTGCTGAACACTATGCTGCCTCCGCTGCTCAAGAGTGGAAGTGTCACCGGAGCGAATGCGACAGTTGTTTCGTATCCGAAGAAGGCGACTATCAGCCACCAAACGCCGAAGAATGGGAGCATGAATATCATTGATGTCTTCATGTTCTGTGACATCATCTTCATCTGCATCTCATTCATCTTGCTCTGCCGTTTCTTGAGCTTAGCCTCCTTCTCCTTATCTTTGCTTAGAATCGCCTGACGGAGCTCGGTGTTGAACTCTCGAACCTCCTTCTGTATTCGCTTGGTTTGCTCTATGTCGGTGAACCGTTTCCTGAAGAGTGATGAGACGACGTTTACAAGCACAGCTAAGCCTGCGATAAGAAGAGTCGCCATGGGTGGCTGTGTAAGCGTAGATATCATGGTGTGTTTTATACTCCTATAGCTGATACGATCTTGGCTGCGGCTTCATCGGCTTTTCCTTCAGCGTTTCTTACGAATATCATTGTTGCCCCTGTGATTAAAGCTAACGAATTCAACATATTTTTAGCTATCTCTAACTCTTCAGCAATCTCGTCTTCACTTACCTCGTCACGGTTACGTGTTGTATCCGCTCTGCGCCGAGCGAGAATCTCGCTGGGTGTAGCCAAAACTAGGATTAAATGGGTTGGAGCGAGGGCGGTGGCGACGTCGTTGGGAAGCCCTGGCCAATAACCCTCCTTGGTTCTGATGAACAGGTGTGTATCAACTAGAAGAACAGCGGAATCCATTTTCGCTATTGCTGAGGAGGCTGAGACCTGTAGCTTTCTCTGCTCAGCAACAGGGAGCTTTCGCATATCATCACGGTGCTTAACCCCAATTTTCTCGGCTTCCTTCATCATCACAGAGCCGAAGACAACGTAGTTCACATCAACGCCTTTTTTACGAAGCGTTTCCTGAACCTTATCTACAACCGTTGTCTTTCCAACGCCTGGGATACCGACGATAACAACCCGTTTATTCTCAACCATCCCTACCACCTTTGCTCCGCTACCGTGAAGCCTCTCTACTGTATGTAAAAAGCTTACCCCGCTACCGAGTAGGTAAGGTAAGCGAGGTCAGCTTAGCTCTTGCCGAGTAGGCCTGCCAGCCGCGGCATCTGGGTTTCCAGCTGCTCTTTCATCAGCGTCTGGTAGTACTGCAGCGTGATGCTTATCATAAGCAGCATGCCTGTTCCAGACCCGTAGGTGCCTAATAGGTCCGATAGCGATGCAAGTAACCCTATGAGTAATCCGCCTATGATTGTGATTACGGGTATGTACCGTTGGAGGATAGCTTCAACGGATGAGCCGCTTCTTCTGAAGCCTCTGACTTGGACGTCTGCACCTAAGAGGTTCTTCGCGACCTCTTTCGCTGAGAGGCCTCCTATCTCAACCCAGATTCTCGCGAATAGGACTGAGAGGAGAACGAAGTATATTACGTATCCGATGGCTCTTGACGGCTCTTGTAGAGTGGAGCTTATTGTGCCTGGTGATGAGATATAGTACATCAGTCCCCCCGTGGGGCCTGTGCTTGTGTTAGTGGCGTTATATGTTGCGAAGAGATTGAGGAGCCCATTACTGTTGTGAGGATTGTAGTTGCTCCACAACATTTGCGACATAAACATCAGGTTAGCTGTCAAAGCTGAGACTAGTATGACTGGGATGTTCGAGACGTACATCAGCTTGATCGGATAGGTTCCTTGGAAACCTCTGTATTTGGTCGAGGTAATCGGGATCTCGATCCTGATGCCTTCCGCGTAGATGACCATGAGGATGACTGCGATTGTTATGATGAGCCCGAAGAGGCTAGGTAGCCTGTTGGGGCGTAGGAACACATTGTTCCAAGTTCCCTTCATAGCGGAGTCAACCATGTATGGGATGATTCCGAATGGTCCTTCGCCTGTTGGGACGATGCTGAAGATGTGCCACATTACCTGTTGAGCTACACCTGCCATAATGAAAAGGCTGACACCGCTTCCTAGACCCCAGCCCTTCTGGACGGTTTCATCCATTAGTATAACTAGGATTCCTACTATGAAGAGTTGTATTAGCATGATTGCGATAGACTGCGGAGTCAATCTTCCGTAGATTCCGCTTATGATGAACGCTGAGCCTTCAACTAGGGTGACGATTAGGGTGAGGAACTTCGTAGCTGATGTGAAGAGTCCTCTATCCTCTGATTTTTTGAAGTCAAGCTTAATGATTTCAGCGCCTTTCAACAGCTGAAGAATTAGTCCTGCGGTGACTATTGGCCCGATGCCGAGCTCCATTAGGGTTCCGCGGCTTGATGCGAAGATGACGCGGCTGTAGGCTGTTGGATCTTGGCCGCCTACGTTTACACCGTAGAGCGGGATCTGCGACATCGCGAGGTACACGATGAGAATAAGGCCTGTCCAGATGAGTTTCTCATTAAAGGACGGCTTTCTTGTCGGCTTGGGTACCTCTGGTAGGATTGTTGCAACACTCTTCATGAAGCTTCGAATGGCGGCCATATCTCTCTACCTGACTTCTTTACTCTTTTTCTACTTTTTCTGCTGCTATTATGCTTCCGCCGGTTTTTTCGACCTTACTCTTCGCACTTTCAGAGTATAAGGCGACTTTTATCTGATATGTTCCTTTAACTTGACCTTGACCTAGCAGCTTCTCATATCCCATCTCTGTGAGATCCAAAATCGGCTTTTTAGTCTTCCCCATGTTCAGAGATGAAGCTAGATCATCCAGCTGGCCGACGTTTATCCACTGCTTAATCACTTTCCGAGTGGGAGAAACGAAGCCGTTCTTACCGAAATGATCCGGATCATACTTCACGACCCAAGTCCACTTATGCTTAAGCAGCCCAGCTTGGCCGACGCCTCCTTTCATACCGTTTTTGCGATGCTGACCGACCTGACCCCATCCGTGGAACCTAGAGCCACGCTGCCTCCGCACCTTTCTAAGCCTTGTCGGCAATTTTCTCTAATCCCTTCAACCTCGCCTATATTTGGCCATATTAAGTTATTTCGGTCAAAGAGTCGAGTTGAGCTGTTTGGAGATAAACAGAGCTAGGTTTCAGATATTTTACCAAGGATCGGATAAAGCTCTTCGCAGTAATAATTATAAGAGCTTATAACCATCTGAAAATCGAGATCGCCCGAAGGATTAACAGAACTTCGAAAGGCGATATTATGACCCAGCTAACCAGCAAATTTCCGATTAAGAAGGTCAGTGGCGTAGAGTATCGAATCGAGGCTAACGCGAGACCCGGTATGAAGGTCCCCGTAGCCATCTTCGCAAACGAAGATCTCATCCAGAAGATGCTGACCGACCGAACAATCGATCAAGCAATGAACGTGGCTCACCTCCCAGGCGTCGTAAAACAGGTCTCGGTTCTCCCAGACGGACATGAAGGATACGGCTTCCCAATCGGAGGAGTAGCAGCTACCGACGCTGAAACAGGAGTCATCTCCCCCGGTGGAGTAGGTTACGACATTAACTGCGGGGTTCGCCTAATCCAGACTAACCTCACCGAAAAGGACGTGCGGCCTAAGCTGAAGGAGATTGTCTCCGAGATCTACCGAGCCGTTCCCTCAGGCTT is a window encoding:
- a CDS encoding EMC3/TMCO1 family protein, which translates into the protein MISTLTQPPMATLLIAGLAVLVNVVSSLFRKRFTDIEQTKRIQKEVREFNTELRQAILSKDKEKEAKLKKRQSKMNEMQMKMMSQNMKTSMIFMLPFFGVWWLIVAFFGYETTVAFAPVTLPLLSSGGSIVFSSDLNFFWWYFLSSIAFSGIIMKILGTSLSD
- a CDS encoding RNA-guided pseudouridylation complex pseudouridine synthase subunit Cbf5, which produces MRQNTSSNLAASGEDLLTLDVEGTNDNYGTYPEKRTVEELLDYGFIALDKPAGPTSHEVVAWVRKMLKIEKAGHSGTLDPGVTGLLPIGLGEATKALSVLLIGPKEYIGVARLHSPVDDAKIKRVFKEFTGEIYQRPPQKSSVKRQTRRRWIHELDIIEEKGRLILFRTLCQSGTYIRKLIYDIGEALGPGATMVELRRTKVSQLNEKNGLVSMHDLADAIYLWREEHSEEKIRRLVRPVEEIVALLKKVIVRDSAVSAICHGAQLATPGILQISPDIAKGDTVAIYTLKGELVAIGEALMSSAEIEVAEKGIAFETRRVIMKPDTYPRLWKPKRTANAGVA
- a CDS encoding cytidylate kinase family protein; translated protein: MNSVIVSGMPASGKTTVAKVIAERYHLKYLCGGDMLKEMAIDRGYKPSGDDWWDSETGMKFLEERKKSDQFDREVDERLVKAVEKGGVSITSYTAPWLANKGVKIWLKASAEARAKRMASRDNMRYTEASEIVKKRDAENSKLYRKMYGFEIDKDLSVFHLVIDTDNLSKESVIEIVEYAAKYFL
- a CDS encoding 50S ribosomal protein L15, which encodes MPTRLRKVRRQRGSRFHGWGQVGQHRKNGMKGGVGQAGLLKHKWTWVVKYDPDHFGKNGFVSPTRKVIKQWINVGQLDDLASSLNMGKTKKPILDLTEMGYEKLLGQGQVKGTYQIKVALYSESAKSKVEKTGGSIIAAEKVEKE
- the secY gene encoding preprotein translocase subunit SecY produces the protein MAAIRSFMKSVATILPEVPKPTRKPSFNEKLIWTGLILIVYLAMSQIPLYGVNVGGQDPTAYSRVIFASSRGTLMELGIGPIVTAGLILQLLKGAEIIKLDFKKSEDRGLFTSATKFLTLIVTLVEGSAFIISGIYGRLTPQSIAIMLIQLFIVGILVILMDETVQKGWGLGSGVSLFIMAGVAQQVMWHIFSIVPTGEGPFGIIPYMVDSAMKGTWNNVFLRPNRLPSLFGLIITIAVILMVIYAEGIRIEIPITSTKYRGFQGTYPIKLMYVSNIPVILVSALTANLMFMSQMLWSNYNPHNSNGLLNLFATYNATNTSTGPTGGLMYYISSPGTISSTLQEPSRAIGYVIYFVLLSVLFARIWVEIGGLSAKEVAKNLLGADVQVRGFRRSGSSVEAILQRYIPVITIIGGLLIGLLASLSDLLGTYGSGTGMLLMISITLQYYQTLMKEQLETQMPRLAGLLGKS
- a CDS encoding adenylate kinase; the protein is MVENKRVVIVGIPGVGKTTVVDKVQETLRKKGVDVNYVVFGSVMMKEAEKIGVKHRDDMRKLPVAEQRKLQVSASSAIAKMDSAVLLVDTHLFIRTKEGYWPGLPNDVATALAPTHLILVLATPSEILARRRADTTRNRDEVSEDEIAEELEIAKNMLNSLALITGATMIFVRNAEGKADEAAAKIVSAIGV